A stretch of Myxococcus hansupus DNA encodes these proteins:
- a CDS encoding ABC transporter ATP-binding protein, with product MLRALLGRWRSSLRLLQPAHVGAERAKISVTQLDHEYANKVVALQNVDLNVRSGEFVCLLGPSGCGKSTLLYALAGHVVPTGGSVSIDREPIHGPGPDRLLMFQEAALFPWLTVRGNITFALAARGVPRSERRERADLYIRRVQLTGFEDALPHQLSGGMKMRASLARALAVDPAVLLMDEPFGSLDAQTRIHMQELLQSIWVRTGKTVVFVTHDVHEALMLGTRVVLMAPRPGRVVRDLEVHLPMPRRPEDAGLNEMVRHVTGLLRDVEDRARTETIQPAPARVRAQPVLRPQVLPGP from the coding sequence ATGCTGCGCGCCCTCCTTGGCCGATGGAGAAGTTCCCTGCGCCTGCTCCAGCCGGCGCACGTCGGCGCGGAGCGCGCCAAAATCAGCGTCACGCAGCTCGACCACGAATACGCCAACAAGGTGGTCGCCTTGCAGAACGTGGACCTCAACGTCCGCTCGGGCGAGTTCGTGTGTCTGCTGGGCCCGTCCGGCTGCGGCAAGTCCACGCTGCTCTACGCGCTGGCCGGACACGTGGTGCCCACGGGGGGCTCGGTGTCCATCGACCGGGAGCCCATCCACGGCCCGGGTCCGGACCGGCTGCTGATGTTCCAGGAAGCCGCCTTGTTCCCGTGGCTCACCGTGCGCGGCAACATCACCTTCGCGCTGGCCGCCCGGGGCGTGCCCCGCTCCGAGCGCCGAGAGCGCGCCGACCTGTACATCCGCCGCGTACAGCTCACGGGCTTCGAGGACGCGCTGCCCCATCAGCTCTCCGGCGGCATGAAGATGCGGGCCTCGCTCGCCCGCGCGCTGGCCGTGGACCCGGCCGTGCTGCTCATGGACGAGCCCTTCGGCTCGCTCGACGCGCAGACGCGCATCCACATGCAGGAGCTCCTTCAATCCATCTGGGTGCGCACCGGCAAGACGGTGGTGTTCGTCACCCACGACGTCCATGAAGCGCTGATGCTGGGCACCCGCGTGGTGTTGATGGCGCCCCGGCCCGGCCGCGTGGTGCGGGATTTGGAAGTCCACCTGCCCATGCCGCGCCGGCCCGAGGACGCCGGGCTCAACGAGATGGTGCGGCACGTGACGGGCCTGCTGCGCGACGTCGAGGACCGCGCGCGCACGGAGACGATTCAACCCGCGCCCGCCCGCGTCCGCGCGCAACCCGTACTCCGGCCGCAAGTGCTGCCCGGACCGTAG